Below is a genomic region from Deltaproteobacteria bacterium.
GTGCCGCGCGTACGACGACGGCACTGCCTGCTTCACTTGCAGGATCAAGGGATCTTCGACGCCGTTGCCGAAGCAGAGCACCACGTAGTCGCGTGTGCCCACGCTGCCCGTGCCCACGACCTTGAAGGCGACGTCGACCGGCTTGTACGCATCGAGCACGAGCTGCCGGTTCGGGCCGAGCGTGTTGCGATATTCACCGAGCGCGCCGAGCACGGCGTTGGCGAGCTTGGGCTTCACGCGCGTGAGCAGCGGCGGTCGCTCGGCGAAGCGGCGTCCCCGCTTGTGGTCGTTGACGGTCAGCTTCTGCATCGCCAACGAGGGCGTCTGGCGCTCCGCCTTGGTGAGCACGTGCTCCACCGGTCCGTCGTCGAGGTGGCGGTGCACCTGGTAGCGCGCGAGCTCCACCGCGGGCATGGTCGAGAAGAGCTTCATCGCCTCGCGGTACGACTGCACCAGCGCCTGCACCGCGTCCTTGCACATGCGATCCGGGTTGCCGGCCTCGCGGCCCGCCATCACGAAGCTCGCCGCGAGGCGCTTCAAGTCCCACTCCCACGGGCCGCGGCAGGTCTCGTCGAAGTCGTTGATGTCGAAGACCACGCGGCCGTCGGGCGAGGCGTACGCGCCGAGGTTGCGCACGTGCGCGTCGCCGCAGATCTGCACCTGGGCGCCGGTCACGGGAAGCGAAGCGAGGTCCGCGGCCATGAGCGTGGCCGCGCCGCGGAAGAACGCGAACGGCGACACCGACATGCGCCCGTACTTGATGGGCAAGAGCTCCGCCACGCGGCCCTGCTCGGCGTCGCGGAGCGCCTCGAGGACGCTGGGGCGCTTGGGGCCGGGCTTCCAGCGGTCGTGGTCCACGCGGCGCACGACGTCGCGCAGCGCGCGGCCGTACGCCAGCCGCTCGTGGATGGTTGCGAAGCGCGTGGGAGCCTTGGGCATGCGTCCAGACTAGCGTTGCGCGCGGCGCGCGGGGACTGTTTGATGCCGCGGCCACTTCACCCGGTGTGTGGGTCAACGCCGCTGCGCCGCGCGGAACTCACCCGGCGTCTGGCCGGTCCAACCCTTGAACGCGCGGATGAAGGCGCCGAAGTTGTTGTACCCGAGCCGGAACGCCACCTCGGCCAGCGGGAGCTGCGGCTGCGCGATGAGCTCCTTGGCCCCCGACGACCGCACCTCGTCGGCGAGCGCCTGGAACGAGAGCCCTTCATCGGTCAGCCGTCGCTGCAGCGTGCGCGCCGAGAGGTGCAGCCGCTGCGCCACGGTTCCCACGCGCGGCGGGCCGCTGCACAGCTCGGCGCGGATCGCGCTCCGAACTTGCGCCGCGAGATCGTCGGGCGCGGGGGCGTCGACCAGCTCCTTCTCCGCCTGGCCCGAGAGCACCTTGCGCAGCTGCGGATCCGCGCTGTGCACGGGCCAGGCGAGCGCGTCGCGATCGGCGAGCAGACCGAAGCTGCTCTTGCCGAACTCGAGGTTCGCGGTTCCAAAGTAGCGCTCGAGCTCTCGCGTGTCCGCGAGCGGCGCGTGCGTGAACCACACCGCCTTCGGCGCCCAGGGCCGCTGCAAGATCTGCCTGCCGATGGCCACCTGCACCGCGGTCATGAACTCGCCCTGGTGCCGACCCGGATCACCGCCCAGACCCACCAGGCGCTGCTCGCAGGCGATGTCGTCGCCGCGCGCCTCGAGCCGCACGAAGAGGTGATCGTTGAGCAGCCGCGAGTAGCGGGCAAAGCCCTCGAGCGCCTCGCGCAGGTTGGCGGAGCTGCGGGTGATGAACTCCGCCAGCCCGTACGTGCCGCGCGCCACCTGCTCCGCGGCGTGCACACCCACGAAGGGATCCTCGAGCCCGCGCTCCGCCAGCTCGCCCAGGCGGCGCACCTGCGCGGGCGTGAACTCCACGTCGGGGCTGGTGGTGACGTTCGACGGCAACTCCAGCTCGCGGATGACGCGATCGACCGGGTGCCCGCGCGCGCCCAGCATCTTCAAGAGCGCGGGGACCAGCGCGGTGGAGAAGCCGGCCATGCTCAAGGCTTAGGTGACCCCGCCGCGGCACGCAAGCAACGCGCGGCTACGACGGCGCCCCGGCCTCCGTTGCTTCACCGTCGTGCGCCACGGGCAACGTGAACACGAAGCGCGCGCCGTGGCCGGGCTCGCTCTCGCCCCAGATGCGGCCACCGTGCGCCTCCACGATGCCCTTGGCGATGAACAGGCCGAGCCCTGCGCCGGTGGTTGGGGCGTGTGGCGCGCGCCAGAAGCGATCGAACACGTGGGCCAGCGCCTCGCGCTCGATGCCTGGCCCGGTGTCGGCGATCTCGAACTCCACGAACGCGCCGCGCGGCCGCGCGCTGAGGAACACGGCGCCGCCGCGCGGGGTGAACTTCACCGCGTTGCCGAGGAGGTTGGAGAACACCTGCAGGGCGCGGTCGCGATCGCAGTTCACGTCGGGCAGCGGCGGCAGCGCCACCTCGATGCTCAAGCCGCGGTCGTTCGCGGTCGGCCGGATCTCTTCCACGGCCGCCTCCACCAGCTCGCCTGCCGGCACGGGCG
It encodes:
- a CDS encoding AraC family transcriptional regulator, with the translated sequence MAGFSTALVPALLKMLGARGHPVDRVIRELELPSNVTTSPDVEFTPAQVRRLGELAERGLEDPFVGVHAAEQVARGTYGLAEFITRSSANLREALEGFARYSRLLNDHLFVRLEARGDDIACEQRLVGLGGDPGRHQGEFMTAVQVAIGRQILQRPWAPKAVWFTHAPLADTRELERYFGTANLEFGKSSFGLLADRDALAWPVHSADPQLRKVLSGQAEKELVDAPAPDDLAAQVRSAIRAELCSGPPRVGTVAQRLHLSARTLQRRLTDEGLSFQALADEVRSSGAKELIAQPQLPLAEVAFRLGYNNFGAFIRAFKGWTGQTPGEFRAAQRR
- a CDS encoding DUF2252 domain-containing protein — encoded protein: MPKAPTRFATIHERLAYGRALRDVVRRVDHDRWKPGPKRPSVLEALRDAEQGRVAELLPIKYGRMSVSPFAFFRGAATLMAADLASLPVTGAQVQICGDAHVRNLGAYASPDGRVVFDINDFDETCRGPWEWDLKRLAASFVMAGREAGNPDRMCKDAVQALVQSYREAMKLFSTMPAVELARYQVHRHLDDGPVEHVLTKAERQTPSLAMQKLTVNDHKRGRRFAERPPLLTRVKPKLANAVLGALGEYRNTLGPNRQLVLDAYKPVDVAFKVVGTGSVGTRDYVVLCFGNGVEDPLILQVKQAVPSSYARHLPASTSTPHEGKRVAEGQHRMQTVADPFLGWTTLDGHHYLVRQLSDHKASIDPADLKGAALVEYALVCGEIFAKGHARAGDAAVMYGYCGDAEKLDRAIATFAIAYADQATADFDQFKKAIRSGAIKAKLVR